Below is a genomic region from Pseudomonas extremaustralis.
CGAAAGGTCCGGGGCATTTTTGTTTGTGCTTCAAGGTGATGAACGGGCTTGGGGCGGTAGGAGGGCCTGTCACTGCAACAAACCGGCCCACCAAAAAAAGCACCGTCGCCCCATCCGATTATTTTCAGCACGCAAAAAAAAACGCCCCGAACCAGTCGGGGCGTTTTTCTACCAACCGATCAAACCATCGATCAGTGGTGATGACCGCCTTCACCATGGACGTGACCGTGAGCCACTTCTTCCTGGGAAGCGTCGCGAACGGCAACGATCTTCACTTGGAAGTTCAGGCGCTGGCCGGCCAGGGGGTGGTTGCCGTCAACGGTGACGTCGTCGCCATCCAGGTCGCGAATGGTGACGATCTGCATTTGGCCATCCGGCGCGGAAGCGTGGAACTGCATGCCGACTTCCAGCTCGTCAACACCTTCGAACATGCTGCGGCTCAAGGTGCTGACCAGTTCGGCGGAGTATTCGCCATAGGCATCTTCAGGCTCGATGGCAATGGTCAGTTCATCACCGACGCTCTTGCCATGCAGAGCTTTTTCCAGGCCCGGGATGATGTTACCCGCGCCTTGCAAGTAGACCAGCGGCGCGCCGCCGGCTGAGCTGTCGATGACCTCACCAGCGTCGTTGGTCAGGGTATAGTCGATGGAGACAGCCTTGTTAGCGGCGATCGTCATGGGGCGAGACCTTTTGCATAAGATTGAAGAACGGACAAGTCTAAACAAGGATTTGCCCGAAAGCGAACAGAACCCGGACGGACGGGACCGATCAATGGTCGCCTTGATCATCGGATTCCATCAGGACGACGACCGGCACTGGGTCGCCGAGCTGTCTTGCGGCCATACCCAGCACCTGCGCCACCAGCCACCCTGGCAGTCCCGCGCCTGGGTGCTCGACCCCGCGCAACGCCTGGAAAAAACAGGCCAGCCCTTTGCGTGCGGCTGGTGTGCGCAGGAGCGCGAATAACGATAACCTTGGCGCCTGATTCCCGGTAGGTACTCAACCATAGAGCGCCGCCGAAGCCATGCACCTCCAGAGAATTCGCATGCAGACTTTTTTTATCGCGCCCACCGATTTTGGTGTGGGCCTGACCTCCATCAGCCTCGGGCTGGTGCGTACCCTTGAGCGAGCCGGGCTGAAAGTCGGCTTTTTCAAGCCGATTGCCCAGCCCCATCCGGGCGATACCGGCCCCGAGCGCTCCACTGAACTGATCGCGCGCACCCACGGTTTGAAACCACCACAACCCCTGGGCCTGGCCCATGTGGAGCGCATGCTCGGCGACGGCCAGCTCGACGAACTGCTCGAAGAAATCATCACCCTGTATCAACAAGCCGCCGTGGGCAAGGACGTGCTGATCGTCGAAGGCATGGTGCCAACCCGCAGCGCCAGCTATGCGGCGCGGGTCAACCTGCACCTGGCCAAGAGCCTGGATGCGGACGTGATCCTGGTCTCGGCCCCGGAAAACGAAGTGCTCACCGAACTGTCCGGCCGCGTGGAATTGCAGGCCCAACTGTTCGGCGGCCCGAAAGACCCGAAAGTGCTGGGCGTGATTCTCAACAAAGTGCGCACCGATGAAAGCATGGAAGCCTTCTCGGCGCGCCTGAAAGAACACTCGCCCTTGCTACGCAGCGGCGATTTCCGCCTGCTTGGCTGCATTCCCTATCAACCGGAACTCAACGCGCCGCGCACCCGCGATGTGGCTGACCTGATGGGCGCGCAAATCCTCAACGCCGGCGATTACGAAACCCGGCGCATGACCAAGATCATCATTTGCGCCCGCACCATGCGCAACACCGTGGAGCTGCTCAAGCCGGGCGTGCTGGTGGTGACGCCGGGCGACCGCGACGACATCATCCTCGCCGTCAGCCTGGCCGCGATCAACGGCGTGCCCCTGGCCGGCCTGCTGCTGACCAGCGACACCCTGCCCGACCCGCGCATCATGGACCTGTGCCGTGGCGCCTTCCAGGCCGGGCTGCCGGTGCTGTCGGTGAGTACCGGTTCCTACGAGACAGCGAACCAGCTCAACAGCCTGAACAAAGAAATCCCCATCGACGACCGCGAGCGCGCGGAGATCATCACCGATTTCGTCGCCAGCCACCTCGATGCGCGCTGGCTGCACCAGCGTTGCGGCACGCCACGGGAGATGCGCCTGTCGCCGGCGGTGTTCCGCTACCAGTTGATCCAGCGCGCCCAGGCCGCCAACAAACGCATCGTGCTGCCCGAAGGCAGCGAGCCGCTGACCGTACAAGCCGCCGCCATCTGCCAAGCCCGTGGCATCGCCCGCTGCGTCCTGCTGGCCAAGCCGGCGGACGTCGAAGCGGTGGCTCGTGCCCAGGGCATCGAATTGCCCGCAGGCCTGGAGATTCTCGACCCGGACCTGATTCGCGAGCGTTATGTCGAACCGATGGTGGCATTGCGCAAAAGCAAGAGCCTCAACGCGCCCATGGCCGAGCAGCAACTGGAAGACACCGTGGTGATCGCCACCATGATGCTCGCCCTGGACGAAGTCGACGGCCTGGTCTCCGGCGTCATCCACTCCACTGCCAATACCATCCGCCCTGCCCTGCAACTGATCAAGACCGCGCCAGGCTGCACCCTGGTGTCGTCGGTGTTCTTCATGCTGTTCCCCGAGCAGGTGCTGGTGTACGGCGACTGCGTGATGAACCCGCACCCGAGCGCCGCCGAACTGGCGGAAATCGCCCTGCAAAGCGCCGACTCGGCCGCCGCGTTTGGCATTACCCCACGGGTGGCGATGATCAGCTATTCCAGCGGTGATTCGGCCAGCGGCGAGGAAGTGGAAAAAGTCCGCGAAGCCACCCTGCTCGCCCATGAACAGCAAAGCTCGCTGCTGATCGACGGCCCGCTGCAGTACGACGCGGCCGCCAACGAAACCGTCGCACGCCAACTGGCCCCCGACAGCCTGGTCGCCGGCAAGGCCACGGTGTTCGTGTTCCCGGACCTGAACACCGGCAACACCACGCACAAGGCCGTGCAACGCAGCGCCGACTGCGTCAGCCTGGGGCCGATGCTCCAGGGCCTGCGCAAACCGGTCAATGACCTGCCGCGTGGCGCCCAGGTCGATGACATCGTGTACACCATCGCACTGACTGCGATCCAAGCCGCCAACCGACCTATGGATATCTAAATGCTGGATTTTCTACCTGCCGCCGTGCGCGGGGTGATTGCCTCACTGCTGCTGGCGTTGAATACGATCCTGCTGTGCTCGTTCCTGTTCGTGGTGGCGCTGTTCAAGGCCTTGCCCTTCGCCAAGGGCTTCAGCGAATGGCTGATGAACCACACCCATGAAGCCTGGGTCACCAATAACAAGGGCTGGATGAACCTGGTACGCCGCACCCACTGGCACCTTAAAGGCCTGGAAGGGCTGGACTACCAGCACTCGTACCTGGTCACCAGCAACCACCAGAGCTGGGTCGACATCATGGTGCTGCAATATGTGCTCAATCGACGCATTCGCCCGCTGAAGTTCTTTCTCAAGCAGGAGCTGATCTGGGTGCCGGTGATCGGCCTGGCATGGTGGGCGTTGGGCTTTCCGTTCATGAAGCGCTACACCAAGGCTTACCTGGAGAAGCACCCGGAGAAAAAAGGCAAGGATCTGGAAACCACCCGCAAGACCTGTGCGAAGTTTCGGGACAACCCGGTAGGGATTTTCAACTTCGCTGAAGGCACGCGCTTTACCGCCGGCAAACATGCGCAGCAGAACTCGCCCTTCCGCTACCTGCTCAAGCCCAAGGCCGGCGGCATTGCGTTCGTGCTGGATGCCATGGGCGAACAATTGAAGTCGCTGGTCAACGTGACCATCCACTACCCCGCCGGACGCCCAGGGTATTGGGATTTGCTGTGCGGGAAGGTGAAGGACGTTGTCGTGCAGTTTGAAGAGGTGCCGATTCCGGCCGAGTTCATTGGCAAGAATTATGAGCAGGATGGCGAGTATCGGCTGGCATTCCAGGGCTGGATCAACCGGTTGTGGGAAGACAAGGATGCGCTGCTGGAACAGTTGCACACCGATTATCCAGACCGCCACTGATCAAAAAAAATGTGGGAGGGGGCTTGCTCCCGATTGCTGAGTCTCAGTCACCGCATCTGGTGACTGATCCACCGCTATCGGGAGCAAGCCCCCTCCCACAATGTTTAGATCGCGCCGCGCTGACGCAACAGCTCCAGCACTTGCTTGACGCTTTCTTCCAGCGACAGGGCCTGGGTGTCGATCACCAGATCGGCATTGAGCGGCACGTCATACGGGAAGGACTCGCCAGGGATGTTATCCCCACCGGCTGCGTACAAGCCTTGCGGATCGCGCTCGGCGCATACCAACGGCGAAGCCTGCACGTAGACCGTCAGCAAGCGATCGGCACCGATCAGCGCCTTGGCCTGTTCACGGCCTTCGGCATCCGGTGCAACAAAAGCCGCCAGGGTCAACAGGCCGGCTTCGTTGAACTGACGCGCAACGTGAGCCGCACGACGCCAGTTCTCGGTACGCCCGACGCGATCCTGCGGCAAGCCTTTGTTCAGGTCGTGACGCAGGTTCTGGCCATCCAGTACGAATACCGCGCGGCCCATATCGAACAACTTGCGCTCGACCGCATAAGCCAGGGTGCTTTTACCGGCGCCCGACAAACCGCTGAACAACACGGTGGCCGGCTGCTGGCCGAAGCGTTGAGCACGCTCTTCGGTGGCCACATGGGCCAACTTGCCGTGCTGCGCCGCGCTGCCGTGGCTGACCGGCGGCGCGATGATCATGCCCGCGGCCACGGTGCCGTTGGTCAGGCGGTCGATGACGATGAACGCGCCAGTGGTGCGGTTGCTGGCGTAACCGTCCAGGGCGATGGCGGCGTCGAGGCTGACCTTGACCCGGCCGATCTCGTTCAACTGCAGCGAACTCGCCGGGCCTTCAGCCAGGGTGTTCACGTCCACGCGATGCACGATGCTGGTGATGGAACCCGGCACGTAGCTGGTGGCGCGCTTGATGTCGTATTTCTTGCCCGGCAGCATCGGCTCTTCGGCCATCCACACCAGCATGGCGTCGAAGGCGTCGGTCACTTGCGGCACGTTGTCGGCATGCACCAGCAGGTCGCCACGGGAGATATCGATCTCGTCTTCCATGGTCAGGGTCACGGCCTGGCCGGGACCGGCGTGTTC
It encodes:
- a CDS encoding FKBP-type peptidyl-prolyl cis-trans isomerase; translation: MTIAANKAVSIDYTLTNDAGEVIDSSAGGAPLVYLQGAGNIIPGLEKALHGKSVGDELTIAIEPEDAYGEYSAELVSTLSRSMFEGVDELEVGMQFHASAPDGQMQIVTIRDLDGDDVTVDGNHPLAGQRLNFQVKIVAVRDASQEEVAHGHVHGEGGHHH
- a CDS encoding DUF3565 domain-containing protein, whose amino-acid sequence is MGRDLLHKIEERTSLNKDLPESEQNPDGRDRSMVALIIGFHQDDDRHWVAELSCGHTQHLRHQPPWQSRAWVLDPAQRLEKTGQPFACGWCAQERE
- the pta gene encoding phosphate acetyltransferase yields the protein MQTFFIAPTDFGVGLTSISLGLVRTLERAGLKVGFFKPIAQPHPGDTGPERSTELIARTHGLKPPQPLGLAHVERMLGDGQLDELLEEIITLYQQAAVGKDVLIVEGMVPTRSASYAARVNLHLAKSLDADVILVSAPENEVLTELSGRVELQAQLFGGPKDPKVLGVILNKVRTDESMEAFSARLKEHSPLLRSGDFRLLGCIPYQPELNAPRTRDVADLMGAQILNAGDYETRRMTKIIICARTMRNTVELLKPGVLVVTPGDRDDIILAVSLAAINGVPLAGLLLTSDTLPDPRIMDLCRGAFQAGLPVLSVSTGSYETANQLNSLNKEIPIDDRERAEIITDFVASHLDARWLHQRCGTPREMRLSPAVFRYQLIQRAQAANKRIVLPEGSEPLTVQAAAICQARGIARCVLLAKPADVEAVARAQGIELPAGLEILDPDLIRERYVEPMVALRKSKSLNAPMAEQQLEDTVVIATMMLALDEVDGLVSGVIHSTANTIRPALQLIKTAPGCTLVSSVFFMLFPEQVLVYGDCVMNPHPSAAELAEIALQSADSAAAFGITPRVAMISYSSGDSASGEEVEKVREATLLAHEQQSSLLIDGPLQYDAAANETVARQLAPDSLVAGKATVFVFPDLNTGNTTHKAVQRSADCVSLGPMLQGLRKPVNDLPRGAQVDDIVYTIALTAIQAANRPMDI
- a CDS encoding acyltransferase; this translates as MLDFLPAAVRGVIASLLLALNTILLCSFLFVVALFKALPFAKGFSEWLMNHTHEAWVTNNKGWMNLVRRTHWHLKGLEGLDYQHSYLVTSNHQSWVDIMVLQYVLNRRIRPLKFFLKQELIWVPVIGLAWWALGFPFMKRYTKAYLEKHPEKKGKDLETTRKTCAKFRDNPVGIFNFAEGTRFTAGKHAQQNSPFRYLLKPKAGGIAFVLDAMGEQLKSLVNVTIHYPAGRPGYWDLLCGKVKDVVVQFEEVPIPAEFIGKNYEQDGEYRLAFQGWINRLWEDKDALLEQLHTDYPDRH
- the cysN gene encoding sulfate adenylyltransferase subunit CysN, with the translated sequence MSHQSDLISEDILAYLGQHERKEMLRFLTCGNVDDGKSTLIGRLLHDSKMIYEDHLEAITRDSKKVGTTGDDIDLALLVDGLQAEREQGITIDVAYRYFSTAKRKFIIADTPGHEQYTRNMATGASTCDLAIILVDARYGVQTQTRRHSFIASLLGIKHIVVAINKMDLNGFDEGVFEQIKADYLKFAEGIAFKPSTMAFVPMSALKGDNVVNKSERSPWYTGQSLMEILETVEIANDRNYTDLRFPVQYVNRPNLNFRGFAGTLASGIVHKGDEVVVLPSGKSSRVKSIVTFDGELEHAGPGQAVTLTMEDEIDISRGDLLVHADNVPQVTDAFDAMLVWMAEEPMLPGKKYDIKRATSYVPGSITSIVHRVDVNTLAEGPASSLQLNEIGRVKVSLDAAIALDGYASNRTTGAFIVIDRLTNGTVAAGMIIAPPVSHGSAAQHGKLAHVATEERAQRFGQQPATVLFSGLSGAGKSTLAYAVERKLFDMGRAVFVLDGQNLRHDLNKGLPQDRVGRTENWRRAAHVARQFNEAGLLTLAAFVAPDAEGREQAKALIGADRLLTVYVQASPLVCAERDPQGLYAAGGDNIPGESFPYDVPLNADLVIDTQALSLEESVKQVLELLRQRGAI